Genomic window (Cololabis saira isolate AMF1-May2022 chromosome 10, fColSai1.1, whole genome shotgun sequence):
GAAAATGacgctctcattttttaaaacatctgtttaaaAAGTGGTCTCCTTACTGCACACTTCTGAAAGTGCAGGTTCATCTTAATTCATTAGAAGTGCAGAATAGCAGAactcaggccagctgacagtcttgccggggccccggacaaaataatctaaaatgggtccccctgcgcccggatctctccttctcctcttcctctcctctccctctgctcttcaggtttttatacaagctaatggacgttaacattagagatagccagttaggttaagttacaaggttggtaaacgttggctgcactgtttcttaccttgctctacgctgactttattaattccagcttcaccgtcaccacccttttaaaaatatttgtgtagagaatctctgagacctctattttcttcttcttttcttctcttttctcttcttttctgagcaccggacttgtgctgaccggacattttgaccattctaatggttgaattaaatgataacttcaaattttgatcagcggccaaaccatttttgtgttgggggttcttgaccacaaggacaattaggaagaaaacaaataacaagcttttatgtaactcaaatactacatattttttccacaaataggcatattttgaaacattttgaaaaatgattccataatttgatgagaataaaaaaaaaaaaaaaagttcccccccccccccccccccctagcctggacccgggacaacagacccgtttgtccccccctatcggcgggcgtggcAGAACTACACGTCTGTGACCCAGCAGTTGTTCTGAGGAAGTAAAGCAGTGTCTCACCCAGATGAGCAGGAAAGGGTCCGTCTCTGCCAGCAGCAGGGTCAGGTACTGCTGGATGTTCACCGCCTGGCTCATGTCATCCCTCACTCTCCCGCAGTCCTGGTGAACGTGCTCTATGATCTGCTGTCTCTCCCTCTTGGTGATCTCCCTCAGGGCCACCACCAGCTTCTTCACCTGGAGCTGCAGGTCCGAGTCCAACCGCTCCACCCGGCCGTCGTCCTGCGTCAGAGAGTTCTGCAACCACAAATGTCAGAAATGTTGCGTTGCTGGAAGAGCGGTGATGAATATTCCCCATGTAATGTTTGACTGGCATATAATTATTCGTGGGATACATAAGAGTCACTTATTGCAACAGAGACCTTGGAAATGTGtccctttaaaacaaaaactgtttaaaccAAATCGTGAAATGGTCGAGCGAGCTGATTGGTGAGTCTCAGCTTCATCCAGAATCCCTGTATTCTAATCAGTTACAGAGGATAGCTGGctccattttaaaagacaactcccaccctgttaaatgtgagtttcagctgctccatcAGGTCGGAGGTTCATGGTATCTGCTTGCAAAACTAAACGCTACAAAAACagctttgtaccagcagccatcagtgcTATTAACAAGTGAGAGAAACTGCAACATAagcttgtatttatgttttgtattgtttcctttatcttgtttttatgaaaaggcacattttttatccttttgcttggttttaatattttagtgtttttatctactgatgttttaacttatcttgattcttatcttggggccgtccttcttgttctttgttcttttagccaaagcactgttgTCACTTTATATTGTCCTGTGTTGCTGAGTGTATGGTTTTAGATTGTATTGTATGAGGAGGCACTCACTAtgaaccaaatttacccaagggtactataaataaatctatctatctatctatcttctgTGTAATTTTCTCTGCACAGATGACATGTTTTGACTCACGGCCATGGTGGTGTCAATGTTCTCATGCTCTTTGAGAATTTGCTCTCCGTCCTTCAGTTTCTTCTCTGCCTTGACGAGCAGCGTCTGGAGAATCACCTGTGAAATCATCCATTCAGTGTTTTTCAGACGTTTCAGCGATCACACAACACACCCATTTACCCTACGGCCGCCTGGCTTACCTTCAGATCCTCCTCCACCTGCCTCAGCGCCTTCACCTTGTGCTGAGCGTGGCCTCCCTCCAGCAGGCAGTCCCCACACAGGTACACCCGCTCCTCCACGCAGTAGTAGCGGAAAACCTCCAGGTGAGCGGGACACCTGCGCTGGGAGATGTCCCCCAGCGGATCCACCAGCAGGTGGTTGCTAAACGCAGGTCTCTCCAGGTGAGGCCGGAGGTGGCTGGCACACAGGGACACCTCACACCTCAGGCAGGTCTTGACGGCCGCCGACGGCTGGCCGTCGTCTGCCACAGGAGGGCAGCAGTCGCACGGCACTTGGCCGTGCTCCTCCTGGCACTGCGGACAGCTGAAGCGACCTTTCCCTTCGCCGTGGTCGCTCCAGGCCTCCCGGACGCACGCTGGGCAGAAGCTGTGGCCGCAGGGCAGCGGGTGGGCCTGGCTGAAGCTGTCTCGACACACGGAGCAGGTCAGCTCCTCTTCCAGGGAGGCCATTGTGCTCAGATGATGCTCCCTAATGACCGCTGTTACCTTAACAATATGTTTGTAATAAAGAAAGACTTGTGACTGCATTTCAAAAGATCAAAACTTCATATAAAAGCCCTTAAACTACAGTACTTGCAGTCCTATGCAGCATCAAGTACAGGAATGTACAGACGTTACATGTACAGTACTGTACAAAATACTCATGCATAAGGCAGCCCTGAGCTCAGGACAAGAGGAAAGCCCTTGTTTCACTCCAACTGTTCAGACCAATAATCCTGTCTACGGGGCTTTTGCTTGGCGTAATCTAAGATTAGAATACTTAAGAATGAAGCCAGTATTACTGGAAACGCagacaaaaataacaaaaacacctCTTGGTTCAAAGTCAGGCAGGAGATCAACACAACGTAACGTACTAGGAAAAGTACATCGAATCTAAACCTCGACATGAAAAGTGAAAAGATTATAACTAGTTGAAGTTTGACGGACGATTTAAGAAGTTGATTTACCAAACAGGTAAGTAGCAAAGCAGTTAATGAGTAAATAAAGGTTGTTTCTTTTTGATAATATAAAAGGTGAAGGGATTGTAACACTGACCCCGGCGGAGCATTAATCTGCCTCAGACACCGGCGGCTGCAGCGCGGGGATCAGGAGATCACCATCAACACCTCCTTTTGACTTCCTCCCCGGATGCACCTCTAACTCATTTATGCTGCTCTAAGTTTAATTGCTTGTATGAACGCAAAAGATTAAAGGAAAGTGGTTTCTC
Coding sequences:
- the trim110 gene encoding E3 ubiquitin-protein ligase TRIM11; translation: MASLEEELTCSVCRDSFSQAHPLPCGHSFCPACVREAWSDHGEGKGRFSCPQCQEEHGQVPCDCCPPVADDGQPSAAVKTCLRCEVSLCASHLRPHLERPAFSNHLLVDPLGDISQRRCPAHLEVFRYYCVEERVYLCGDCLLEGGHAQHKVKALRQVEEDLKVILQTLLVKAEKKLKDGEQILKEHENIDTTMANSLTQDDGRVERLDSDLQLQVKKLVVALREITKRERQQIIEHVHQDCGRVRDDMSQAVNIQQYLTLLLAETDPFLLIWAFQSDDTRLLADLNCPLFIPDPISMDRKHILEDIEGKYREFITATLRCLTDLKRELLTSPLTLDTSTAHPLLSISDDLRSVTRVKGRLPCATHPERFDHWPQVLTAQTFSSGTHYWELEAEGFWDVAVCYRSIGRKGKEGNAFGNNKVSWSLTQQHDKKLAAWHNRRKTRLTHQMAGNRVAVAVDYSAGTITFSEVRPSNNLNHLHTFSTSFTRPVCLGFGLYKAELNSRISIVKV